In the genome of Gloeotrichia echinulata CP02, one region contains:
- the ribH gene encoding 6,7-dimethyl-8-ribityllumazine synthase, which yields MAVFEGNFTQTEPLRFALVIGRFNDLVTVKLLEGCQDCLKRHGVDTNPHGSQVDYVWVPGSFEVPVVARQLALSQRYDAIICLGAVIRGQTPHFDYVSAEVAKGIAAASFQTGVPVIFGVLTVDTMQQALERAGIKGNHGWEYAMNALEMASLMRQLRSNLSEPYTRNSQSLPAAFDGASIGTFASESEEIS from the coding sequence ATGGCAGTTTTTGAGGGAAATTTTACGCAAACCGAACCTTTGCGGTTTGCATTGGTAATTGGTCGATTCAACGACCTAGTTACCGTAAAGCTGCTAGAGGGATGTCAAGATTGCTTGAAACGTCATGGTGTAGACACCAACCCCCACGGTAGTCAGGTAGACTATGTTTGGGTACCGGGAAGTTTTGAAGTGCCCGTAGTCGCTCGCCAGCTGGCACTTTCTCAACGCTATGATGCCATAATTTGTTTGGGTGCGGTCATTCGGGGACAAACACCTCATTTTGATTATGTCTCGGCTGAAGTCGCCAAAGGCATTGCTGCCGCCAGCTTTCAAACCGGTGTACCTGTAATTTTTGGCGTTTTAACCGTGGACACCATGCAGCAAGCCTTAGAAAGAGCAGGTATTAAAGGCAATCACGGTTGGGAATACGCCATGAACGCCCTAGAAATGGCTAGCCTGATGCGGCAATTGCGCTCTAACCTCTCAGAGCCATACACTCGTAATAGCCAATCTTTGCCAGCCGCTTTTGATGGTGCCAGCATCGGCACTTTTGCTTCTGAGTCAGAAGAAATCAGTTAG
- the psbZ gene encoding photosystem II reaction center protein PsbZ, translated as MTIVFQISLLALVLVSFVLVIGVPVAYATPQNWVESKKLLWVGSGVWIGLVLLVGVLNFFVV; from the coding sequence ATGACCATAGTATTCCAAATTTCTTTGTTAGCCTTAGTTCTTGTGTCTTTTGTCCTAGTGATTGGCGTCCCCGTTGCCTATGCTACCCCGCAAAATTGGGTTGAATCGAAAAAGTTGTTGTGGGTTGGTTCTGGAGTTTGGATCGGCTTGGTACTTTTAGTAGGTGTGTTAAACTTTTTCGTGGTTTAA
- a CDS encoding PEP-CTERM sorting domain-containing protein, whose translation MLTNIKHSLLTAGATSLLSFGTFAVASPTYAANIELGSWTSIGDASTTSTTATINSGTDYTAFTGGGADSVEDFLGITPASLTNAIPNNQYGSAIKNTLGVNAGDVFSFNWNFATTDADKAFVTINNAVTQLTGTSPFTYSFATAGNYNIGLGVVDVDDSIGTSTLTVSNAKIQSVPEPVSIFGSVVALGFGVQLRKRFGKKAAV comes from the coding sequence ATGCTGACTAACATCAAACACTCTCTTCTAACTGCAGGCGCTACCAGCTTATTAAGTTTCGGCACTTTCGCCGTTGCTAGCCCAACTTATGCTGCTAATATTGAGCTGGGTTCTTGGACTTCAATTGGTGATGCTAGCACTACATCAACCACAGCAACTATCAATTCAGGCACTGATTATACCGCTTTCACTGGCGGTGGTGCTGATTCTGTAGAAGACTTTCTGGGTATTACTCCTGCTAGCCTAACTAACGCAATTCCTAATAACCAGTATGGTTCTGCAATTAAGAATACTTTAGGTGTCAACGCTGGTGATGTTTTCAGCTTCAACTGGAATTTTGCCACTACGGACGCTGACAAAGCTTTTGTCACAATTAATAACGCAGTTACCCAGTTGACAGGAACCTCTCCTTTCACCTACAGCTTTGCCACTGCTGGTAATTATAATATCGGTCTTGGCGTTGTCGATGTAGATGATAGTATTGGCACCTCGACTTTGACTGTCTCTAACGCCAAGATTCAATCAGTTCCCGAACCAGTGAGTATTTTTGGTTCAGTGGTAGCGTTGGGGTTTGGCGTCCAACTCAGGAAGCGCTTTGGGAAGAAAGCTGCTGTGTAA
- a CDS encoding DUF4347 domain-containing protein, which yields MNATNYRQDTMQTTIERIEAIAPVPKDAYTLVLIDSGVDDYEMLLQGILPDARGIVLNRELDGIEQISAILGSQNVDSLQIIAHGSPGSLQLGNTVLNAENIHKYRQQLQQWQVRDILIYGCEVAATAQGKSFISQIQQLTGANIAASEQKVGSSQQGGTWELTIQQGEISSTLALESAVTQAYPALLADDVTYAWAKNLGGSSSDQGYGIAVDSGGNVYTTGYFVETADFDPGAGTANLTSAGSQDIFISKLNSDGSFAWAKKLGGSSLDQGQGIAVDSGGNVYTTGYFFGTADFDPGAGTANLTSAGINDIFISKLNSDGTFAWAKKFGGSSNDIGYGIALDSGGNVYTTGYFYGTVDFDPGAGTANLTSAGNNDIFISKLNSDGTFAWAKNLGGSSDDIGNSIAVDSGGNVYTTGYFFGTADFDPGAGTANLTSAGSQDIFISKLNSDGTFAWAKNLGGSSTDIGNSIAVDSGGNVYTTGIFQGTADFDPGADTANLTSAGSYDIFISKLNSDGSFAWAKNLGGSSTDIGNSIAVDSGGNVYTTGFFSWIVDFDPGAGTANLTSAGSQDIFISKLNSDGTFAWAKNLGGSSFEQGNSIVVDSGGNVYTTGFFYGTADFDPGAGTANLTSAGSDDIFISKLSPTNSSPTNLTLSATTVNENVAANTVIGSFTTTDPDAGNTFTYSLVAGTGADDNSAFTINGNQLQINASPDFETKSSYNVRVRTTDSGGLTFDKALTIGINDVNEAPTDLTLSATTVNENVAANTVVGTFTTTDPDAGNTFTYSLVAGTGADDNSAFTINDNQLQINASPDFETKSSYNVRVQTTDSGGFTVDKELIISGGLTVDKALIIFGGLTFDKALTIGINDVNAYSFSVRIKDSGGLTFDKALTIGINDVNEAPTNLTLSATTVNENVAANTVIGTFTTTDPDAGNTFTYSLVAGTGATDNSAFTINGNQLQINASPDFETKSSYNVRVQTADQGGLIFEKELTININDVNELNGSNTRDPLTGSAGNDYITGSVGAKTLTGGAGNDYFIYNSLRDVGHTITDFTVGSDKLVFTQLLDSLVTGGYNGTNAIADGYVKIVQGSTANSAVVQIDRDGISGSAVFRNFITLDNITSTQLDNVTNFVF from the coding sequence TTGAACGCAACTAATTACCGCCAAGACACAATGCAAACTACTATCGAAAGAATTGAGGCGATAGCCCCAGTCCCTAAAGACGCCTACACCCTTGTCTTGATTGACTCTGGGGTTGATGACTATGAGATGCTACTGCAGGGTATCTTGCCAGATGCCCGTGGCATTGTGCTCAACCGGGAATTGGATGGAATTGAGCAAATTAGCGCGATTTTAGGCAGTCAAAATGTTGACAGTCTCCAGATTATCGCTCATGGTAGCCCTGGTAGCCTGCAACTGGGTAACACTGTACTCAACGCTGAGAATATTCACAAATACCGGCAGCAACTGCAGCAGTGGCAAGTTAGAGACATCTTGATTTATGGTTGTGAAGTGGCAGCCACAGCACAAGGAAAAAGCTTTATCAGTCAAATACAGCAACTGACTGGAGCAAATATTGCCGCATCTGAGCAAAAAGTGGGCAGCAGTCAACAAGGAGGAACCTGGGAATTAACAATCCAGCAAGGGGAAATTTCCTCAACCCTAGCCTTGGAGTCAGCAGTCACACAAGCATACCCCGCCCTTTTAGCTGACGATGTAACTTACGCCTGGGCGAAAAATTTGGGGGGGAGTAGTAGCGACCAAGGCTATGGCATCGCCGTGGATAGTGGGGGCAATGTCTACACCACTGGCTATTTCGTTGAGACAGCCGATTTCGATCCTGGTGCTGGCACCGCTAACCTCACCAGTGCTGGCTCTCAAGACATCTTCATCTCCAAATTGAATAGCGATGGCAGCTTTGCCTGGGCGAAAAAATTGGGGGGGAGTAGTCTCGACCAAGGCCAAGGTATCGCCGTGGATAGTGGGGGCAATGTCTACACCACTGGCTATTTCTTTGGGACAGCCGATTTCGATCCTGGTGCCGGCACCGCTAACCTCACCAGTGCTGGCATTAATGACATCTTCATCTCCAAATTGAATAGCGATGGCACCTTTGCCTGGGCGAAAAAATTCGGGGGGAGTAGTAACGACATTGGCTATGGCATCGCCCTGGATAGTGGGGGCAATGTCTACACCACTGGCTATTTCTATGGGACAGTCGATTTCGATCCTGGTGCTGGCACCGCTAACCTCACCAGTGCTGGCAATAATGACATCTTCATCTCCAAGTTGAATAGCGATGGCACCTTTGCCTGGGCGAAAAATTTGGGGGGGAGTAGTGACGACATTGGCAATAGCATCGCCGTGGATAGTGGGGGCAATGTCTACACCACTGGCTATTTCTTTGGGACAGCCGATTTCGATCCTGGTGCCGGCACCGCTAACCTCACCAGTGCTGGCTCTCAAGACATCTTCATCTCCAAATTGAATAGCGATGGCACCTTTGCCTGGGCGAAAAATTTGGGGGGGAGTAGTACCGACATTGGCAATAGCATCGCCGTGGATAGTGGGGGCAATGTCTACACCACTGGCATTTTCCAGGGGACAGCCGATTTCGATCCTGGTGCTGACACCGCTAACCTCACCAGTGCTGGCAGTTATGACATCTTCATCTCCAAATTGAATAGCGATGGCAGCTTTGCCTGGGCGAAAAATTTGGGGGGGAGTAGTACCGACATTGGCAATAGCATCGCCGTGGATAGTGGGGGCAATGTCTACACCACTGGCTTTTTTAGCTGGATAGTCGATTTCGATCCTGGTGCTGGCACCGCTAACCTCACCAGTGCTGGCTCTCAAGACATCTTCATCTCCAAATTGAATAGCGATGGCACCTTTGCCTGGGCGAAAAATTTGGGGGGGAGTAGTTTCGAGCAAGGCAATAGCATCGTCGTGGATAGTGGGGGCAATGTCTACACCACTGGCTTTTTCTATGGGACAGCCGATTTCGATCCTGGTGCTGGCACCGCTAACCTCACCAGTGCTGGCTCTGATGACATCTTCATCTCCAAATTGAGTCCCACCAACTCATCTCCCACAAACTTGACATTAAGCGCCACCACAGTCAACGAGAATGTCGCCGCTAACACTGTCATTGGCAGTTTCACCACCACTGACCCGGATGCAGGTAACACCTTCACCTACAGTTTAGTCGCTGGTACTGGTGCAGATGACAACAGCGCTTTCACCATCAACGGGAATCAGTTGCAAATCAATGCTTCCCCTGATTTTGAAACCAAGTCCAGTTACAACGTCCGGGTGAGAACAACAGACTCTGGTGGGTTGACGTTTGACAAGGCGTTGACTATCGGAATTAATGATGTCAATGAAGCCCCGACAGACTTGACATTAAGCGCCACCACGGTAAATGAGAATGTCGCCGCTAACACTGTCGTCGGCACCTTCACCACCACTGACCCGGATGCAGGTAACACCTTCACCTACAGCTTAGTCGCTGGTACTGGTGCAGATGACAACAGCGCTTTCACCATCAACGATAATCAGTTGCAAATCAATGCTTCCCCTGATTTTGAAACCAAGTCCAGTTACAACGTCCGGGTGCAGACAACAGACTCTGGTGGGTTTACGGTTGACAAGGAGTTGATTATCTCTGGTGGGTTGACGGTTGACAAGGCGTTGATTATCTTTGGTGGGTTGACGTTTGACAAGGCGTTGACTATCGGAATTAATGATGTCAATGCTTACAGCTTCAGCGTCAGAATAAAAGACTCTGGTGGGTTGACGTTTGACAAGGCGTTGACTATCGGAATTAATGATGTCAATGAAGCCCCGACAAACTTGACATTAAGTGCCACCACAGTCAACGAGAATGTCGCCGCTAACACTGTCATTGGCACCTTCACCACCACTGACCCAGATGCAGGTAACACCTTCACCTACAGCTTAGTCGCTGGTACTGGTGCAACTGACAACAGCGCTTTCACCATCAACGGGAATCAGTTACAAATCAATGCTTCCCCTGATTTTGAAACCAAGTCTAGTTACAACGTCCGGGTGCAGACAGCTGACCAAGGTGGGTTGATTTTTGAGAAAGAATTGACTATCAATATTAATGATGTCAATGAATTGAACGGTAGCAATACTCGTGATCCGTTAACAGGTAGTGCTGGTAATGACTACATTACAGGTAGCGTCGGTGCTAAAACCCTCACAGGTGGTGCTGGTAATGACTACTTTATTTACAACAGCCTCCGAGATGTCGGTCACACCATCACCGATTTTACCGTCGGCTCAGACAAACTTGTTTTCACCCAACTGCTTGATAGCCTAGTCACTGGTGGTTATAACGGCACCAATGCCATTGCTGATGGTTATGTGAAGATAGTTCAAGGTAGTACAGCTAACAGTGCCGTTGTGCAAATTGACCGCGATGGTATTAGCGGTTCTGCTGTGTTCCGAAACTTCATTACGTTGGACAACATTACTTCAACTCAGTTGGACAACGTTACTAACTTCGTTTTCTAG